One Campylobacter pinnipediorum subsp. caledonicus genomic window carries:
- a CDS encoding transglutaminase-like cysteine peptidase has protein sequence MIKFLFLFFTFIYANSYELSDKILSLCGSNTLCKNILNHYAQFMNKTKNETFDRKLELVNSYINTIMPRYDDFYNKNIDTWSTRSEFLRIGGGDCEEYAISKQDSLKDLGVKNSSCLLVVEEKMIGGYHMVLALWKKDGEEPVILDNLSFRILPISKRYDLKPMYCLMNGKYFKFKNHGKQLEPINIRIKSYEQLLQKQTKEKFWKN, from the coding sequence ATGATTAAGTTCCTATTTTTATTTTTTACTTTTATCTATGCTAACTCTTATGAATTAAGTGATAAAATTTTGTCACTTTGTGGTTCTAATACTCTTTGCAAAAATATTTTAAATCATTATGCTCAGTTTATGAATAAAACAAAAAATGAAACTTTTGATAGAAAATTAGAGCTTGTAAATTCTTATATAAATACAATAATGCCACGTTATGATGATTTTTATAATAAAAACATTGATACTTGGAGTACAAGGAGTGAGTTTTTAAGAATTGGTGGTGGCGATTGTGAAGAGTATGCTATAAGTAAACAAGATAGTCTTAAAGATCTTGGTGTTAAAAATAGTAGTTGTCTTCTGGTTGTTGAGGAAAAAATGATAGGTGGTTATCATATGGTTTTGGCTTTGTGGAAAAAAGATGGAGAAGAGCCAGTTATTCTTGATAATCTTAGCTTTAGAATTTTACCAATTTCTAAAAGATACGATCTAAAACCAATGTATTGTTTGATGAATGGAAAATATTTTAAATTTAAAAATCATGGCAAACAACTAGAGCCAATCAATATTAGAATAAAAAGCTACGAGCAACTATTACAAAAACAAACCAAAGAAAAATTCTGGAAGAATTAA
- the tuf gene encoding elongation factor Tu yields MAKEKFSRNKPHVNIGTIGHVDHGKTTLTAAISAVLSRKGLAELKDYDNIDNAPEEKERGITIATSHIEYETENRHYAHVDCPGHADYVKNMITGAAQMDGAILVVSAADGPMPQTREHILLSRQVGVPYIVVFMNKADMVDDAELLELVEMEIRELLNEYSFPGDDTPIVSGSALKALEEAKNGTEGEWSAKVMELMAAVDSYIPNPVRDTDKDLLMPIEDVFSISGRGTVVTGRIEKGVVKVGDTIEIVGIRDTQTTTVTGVEMFRKEMDQGEAGDNVGVLLRGTKKEDVERGMVLCKPKSITPHTKFEGEVYILTKEEGGRHTPFFNNYRPQFYVRTTDVTGSITLPEGTEMVMPGDNLKISVELIAPIALEEGTRFAIREGGRTVGSGVVSKILA; encoded by the coding sequence ATGGCTAAAGAAAAATTTTCACGTAACAAGCCACATGTAAATATTGGTACTATAGGTCACGTTGACCATGGTAAAACTACTTTGACAGCTGCTATTTCTGCTGTTCTTTCAAGAAAAGGTCTTGCTGAGCTTAAGGATTATGATAATATAGATAACGCTCCAGAAGAAAAAGAGCGTGGTATAACTATCGCTACTTCTCACATTGAGTATGAAACAGAAAATCGTCACTATGCTCACGTTGACTGTCCAGGTCACGCTGACTACGTTAAAAATATGATTACTGGTGCTGCTCAAATGGATGGCGCTATTTTGGTTGTTTCTGCAGCTGATGGCCCTATGCCACAAACTAGAGAGCACATTCTTCTTTCACGCCAAGTTGGTGTTCCATATATAGTTGTATTTATGAATAAAGCTGATATGGTTGATGATGCTGAACTTCTTGAATTAGTTGAAATGGAAATCCGTGAACTTCTAAATGAATATAGTTTCCCTGGTGATGATACTCCAATAGTTTCAGGTTCTGCTTTAAAAGCTTTAGAAGAAGCAAAAAATGGCACCGAGGGAGAATGGTCAGCTAAAGTTATGGAATTAATGGCTGCAGTTGATAGTTATATTCCAAATCCAGTTCGTGATACAGATAAAGATCTACTTATGCCTATAGAGGACGTATTCTCTATTTCTGGTCGTGGTACAGTTGTTACAGGTAGAATAGAAAAAGGTGTTGTTAAAGTTGGTGACACTATTGAAATCGTTGGTATTAGAGACACTCAAACAACAACTGTTACAGGTGTTGAGATGTTTAGAAAAGAGATGGATCAAGGTGAAGCTGGCGATAACGTTGGTGTATTATTAAGAGGAACAAAAAAAGAAGATGTTGAGCGTGGTATGGTTTTATGTAAGCCAAAATCTATAACTCCTCATACAAAATTCGAAGGCGAAGTTTATATCCTAACTAAAGAAGAAGGCGGAAGACACACTCCATTCTTTAACAACTATAGACCTCAATTTTATGTAAGAACAACAGACGTTACAGGTTCTATTACACTTCCTGAAGGAACTGAAATGGTTATGCCTGGCGATAACTTAAAAATTAGTGTTGAACTTATAGCTCCGATCGCACTTGAAGAGGGAACACGTTTTGCTATTCGTGAGGGTGGTAGAACTGTTGGTTCTGGTGTT
- a CDS encoding flagellar biosynthesis protein, with protein sequence MKFLPWIIIIILAYIVYYLSTKYERKIKMLEKLIDQNKNNIAENKDLIEKNRLLIEKNKHSIETNKQNITKIDIDIED encoded by the coding sequence ATGAAATTTTTACCATGGATTATAATAATAATACTTGCTTATATAGTATATTACCTAAGTACAAAATATGAAAGAAAAATAAAAATGCTTGAAAAATTAATAGACCAAAATAAAAACAACATAGCAGAAAATAAAGATTTAATAGAAAAAAATAGACTACTAATAGAAAAAAATAAACATAGTATAGAAACAAATAAACAAAATATTACTAAAATAGATATAGATATAGAGGATTAA